The Methylomicrobium lacus LW14 genome window below encodes:
- a CDS encoding cytochrome c peroxidase encodes MKFGANRIQRLFVFLLLATQFLAADLYAADQPPLAPGYGKLQFALPEPGTYQLPPLGDAADGNVLDSHGKAIKLYDLLGDKIVLLSFVYSTCNDVNGCPLATAVLHKIKQRLLKEKDIAAKLRLITLSFNPEHDTPEMMAKYGEALQAPGIEWHFLTTGSEADLQPILDGYRHTVQKVYDAEGKNTGTFTHVLRVYLIDTNKRIRNIYSVSFLHADTLINDIRTLLTAEPKLAVQQAAAGKASLYQPGDDKSHYESGDYETHSTAMKERQGKAIDLLERARKPMLGLPRVPVPQDNPLTAAKISLGRKLFYDRRLSLNKTFSCAMCHIPEQGFTSNEMATAVGIEGRSVRRNSPTLYNVAYMRTLFHDGRETTLEQQVWGPLLAHNEMANPSIGYVLDTLAQSPDYKGLFQKAFGKGPSMETVGNAIASYERTLNSAASPFDRWYYGQDKKALDEQAQKGFTLFTGKARCSECHTVTSKFALFTDNDFHNTGIGYSGAMQGASDKRRVQIAPGQFVELDREVVASVSETKSNDLGRYEVTQNPEDRWKYNTPSLRNISLTAPYMHDGSLQTLEEVVQFYNRGGQANENLDPLIKPLQLNRDEVSALVAFLHSLTGSNVPDLVGDAYAAPIGDTH; translated from the coding sequence ATGAAATTCGGGGCAAACAGAATACAGCGCTTATTTGTCTTCCTGCTGTTGGCGACTCAGTTCCTGGCGGCCGATCTCTATGCGGCTGACCAGCCGCCGCTTGCGCCGGGTTATGGCAAGCTGCAATTCGCTTTGCCGGAGCCCGGCACTTATCAATTGCCGCCCTTGGGCGATGCCGCCGACGGCAACGTGCTGGACAGCCACGGCAAGGCGATCAAATTGTATGATCTGCTGGGCGACAAGATCGTGCTGCTCAGCTTCGTTTATTCGACCTGCAACGATGTGAACGGCTGTCCGCTGGCGACCGCCGTGCTGCATAAGATCAAACAGCGGCTGCTCAAGGAAAAGGACATCGCGGCCAAACTGCGGCTGATCACGCTCAGTTTCAATCCCGAACACGACACGCCGGAAATGATGGCGAAATACGGCGAGGCATTGCAAGCGCCGGGCATCGAATGGCATTTCTTGACCACAGGCTCCGAAGCCGACCTGCAGCCTATCCTGGACGGCTACCGGCATACGGTGCAGAAGGTCTATGACGCCGAAGGCAAAAACACCGGCACGTTTACGCACGTGTTGCGGGTTTATTTGATCGATACGAATAAACGCATCCGTAATATTTACAGCGTCTCGTTTTTGCATGCGGATACGCTGATCAATGACATCCGAACCCTGCTGACCGCCGAACCTAAGCTGGCTGTACAGCAGGCTGCGGCCGGCAAGGCGTCGTTGTATCAGCCGGGCGATGACAAGTCGCATTACGAAAGCGGCGATTACGAGACCCATTCGACCGCGATGAAAGAGCGGCAGGGCAAGGCGATCGATTTGCTGGAGCGCGCCCGGAAGCCGATGTTAGGCTTGCCGCGCGTGCCGGTCCCGCAGGACAATCCCTTAACCGCCGCCAAAATCAGCCTGGGCCGTAAACTGTTCTATGACCGCCGCCTGTCGCTGAACAAGACGTTTTCCTGCGCGATGTGCCATATACCCGAGCAGGGCTTCACCAGCAACGAGATGGCGACCGCGGTCGGAATCGAAGGGCGCAGCGTCAGGCGCAATTCTCCGACCCTTTATAATGTCGCTTATATGCGGACCTTGTTCCATGATGGCCGCGAAACGACGCTCGAACAGCAGGTCTGGGGGCCATTATTGGCGCACAACGAGATGGCGAATCCGTCGATCGGTTATGTGCTCGATACCCTGGCGCAAAGCCCTGACTACAAAGGGCTGTTTCAAAAAGCCTTCGGCAAAGGGCCGAGCATGGAGACGGTCGGCAACGCGATCGCCAGCTATGAGCGCACCTTGAATTCAGCCGCATCGCCCTTCGACCGCTGGTATTACGGCCAGGACAAAAAAGCGCTGGATGAACAGGCGCAGAAGGGCTTTACCTTGTTTACCGGCAAGGCGCGCTGTTCCGAGTGCCATACGGTTACCTCCAAGTTTGCCTTATTCACCGACAACGATTTTCATAATACCGGCATCGGTTATAGCGGAGCCATGCAAGGCGCGAGCGATAAGCGCCGGGTGCAGATTGCGCCGGGCCAGTTTGTCGAGCTTGACCGCGAGGTAGTGGCGTCGGTATCGGAAACGAAAAGCAATGACCTCGGCCGCTATGAAGTCACCCAAAATCCTGAAGACCGCTGGAAATATAATACGCCGTCGCTGCGCAATATCAGCCTGACCGCGCCTTACATGCATGACGGCAGCCTGCAAACACTCGAAGAGGTCGTGCAATTTTATAATCGGGGCGGCCAGGCGAACGAAAATTTGGACCCGTTGATTAAGCCTTTGCAGTTGAACCGCGATGAGGTTTCGGCGTTGGTCGCGTTTTTGCACAGCCTGACCGGTTCCAATGTGCCCGATCTGGTCGGCGATGCCTACGCCGCGCCGATCGGCGATACGCATTAA
- the glmM gene encoding phosphoglucosamine mutase has translation MSATAQKIKLFGTDGIRGKANQFPMQPDLVVKIGQAIGIILKSQAPPHSTPKVVIGKDTRLSGYMLEMALTSGLLATGIQVQLVGPLPTPGVSFITRNMRAAVGIVISASHNPFYDNGIKIFGPDGYKIPDAMEEAIERLVGADDFEPHLAQLEHIGRSWRIDDAQGRYIVYVKNTLPHQYTLDGLRIVLDTANGAAYKIAPAVFSELGAEVIHIGNTPNGININGECGALHPDVIADAVLKYRADVGISLDGDADRVVMVDETGNVMNGDHIMGLCALHMKKKGTLRNNTLVVTHMSNFGLEKTMRENGIEVVRVDVGDKNVVDEMRRLNAALGGEQSGHVIHLDHSTTGDGCIAALNVLAVMQETGMRISELNRVITDIPQQHINVKVGKKSSLDQIPGYPELIQRIETELNGKGRTLVRFSGTEPLVRVLVEGNDMTQICQFAEEIADLLKKALG, from the coding sequence ATGTCAGCGACAGCGCAAAAAATCAAATTATTCGGCACCGATGGCATTCGCGGCAAGGCCAACCAATTTCCGATGCAGCCTGACCTCGTGGTCAAGATCGGCCAGGCGATTGGCATCATTTTAAAAAGTCAGGCGCCGCCCCATTCCACGCCTAAAGTGGTGATCGGCAAGGATACGCGCCTATCCGGCTATATGCTCGAAATGGCCCTGACCTCGGGACTCTTGGCTACCGGTATCCAGGTGCAATTGGTCGGCCCCTTGCCGACGCCCGGCGTCAGTTTTATCACCCGCAATATGCGTGCCGCGGTCGGCATCGTCATTTCGGCGAGCCACAATCCTTTCTACGATAACGGCATCAAAATCTTCGGACCTGACGGTTACAAAATTCCGGACGCGATGGAGGAAGCCATCGAACGACTGGTCGGCGCGGACGATTTTGAACCCCATCTTGCGCAACTCGAACATATCGGCAGAAGCTGGCGCATCGACGATGCCCAGGGACGCTATATCGTCTATGTCAAAAACACCCTGCCCCATCAATATACGCTTGACGGCCTGCGCATCGTACTCGATACCGCCAACGGCGCGGCCTATAAAATCGCGCCCGCGGTATTTTCCGAGCTTGGCGCGGAAGTGATCCACATCGGCAACACGCCCAATGGCATCAACATCAACGGCGAATGCGGCGCTTTGCACCCCGACGTGATTGCCGATGCGGTGTTAAAGTATCGCGCCGACGTGGGGATCAGTCTGGACGGCGACGCCGATCGGGTCGTGATGGTCGACGAAACCGGCAATGTGATGAATGGCGACCATATCATGGGGCTATGCGCGCTGCACATGAAGAAAAAAGGCACGTTGCGCAATAACACGCTGGTCGTCACGCACATGAGCAACTTTGGCTTGGAAAAAACCATGCGTGAAAACGGCATCGAGGTGGTCAGAGTCGATGTTGGGGATAAAAACGTCGTCGACGAAATGCGCCGCCTGAACGCCGCATTAGGCGGCGAACAGTCCGGCCATGTGATTCATCTGGACCATTCAACCACCGGCGACGGCTGTATCGCCGCATTGAACGTGCTGGCGGTTATGCAGGAAACCGGCATGAGAATCAGTGAACTGAATCGAGTCATCACGGACATTCCGCAACAACACATCAACGTGAAGGTCGGCAAGAAAAGCAGTCTCGACCAAATCCCGGGGTATCCGGAACTGATCCAGCGCATTGAAACCGAATTGAATGGGAAAGGCCGGACTTTGGTCAGATTTTCCGGAACAGAACCTCTGGTGCGTGTTCTGGTGGAAGGCAACGACATGACGCAAATCTGTCAGTTCGCCGAAGAAATCGCCGATCTGCTGAAAAAGGCACTCGGCTGA
- a CDS encoding metallophosphoesterase family protein, with protein MNSNHRILFAGDPHGNFEPLIKAVRKCRPEAVVLLGDYDLEQPLECYLEAIIGLTEIWWIAGNHDFQSPGKYHNLFHSSLADNSLHLRVQEIAGVRIAGLGGIFLGRVWYPPGRPKWINKRHFLNSQKPGSRDDNLSLKYQSAIWHDEFEALKALKADILVTHEAPSSHRFGFAAIGDLAAAMGARNIFHGHLHENYSNTIRRHIRVVGVADQTVSDLAGNLVDVDE; from the coding sequence ATGAACTCCAACCACCGAATCCTATTTGCCGGCGATCCGCATGGAAATTTTGAGCCGCTGATCAAGGCTGTGCGTAAATGCCGTCCGGAAGCGGTCGTACTGCTCGGTGATTATGATTTAGAGCAGCCTTTGGAATGTTATCTGGAGGCGATCATCGGCCTGACCGAGATTTGGTGGATTGCCGGTAATCATGACTTCCAGTCGCCCGGCAAATACCACAATCTGTTTCATTCCTCGCTGGCCGATAACAGCCTGCATCTGCGCGTCCAGGAAATAGCGGGGGTCCGTATCGCCGGACTCGGCGGCATTTTCTTAGGCCGAGTCTGGTACCCGCCCGGGAGGCCGAAGTGGATCAACAAGCGCCATTTCCTGAACAGCCAGAAACCCGGATCGCGCGACGATAACCTGTCCTTAAAATACCAGTCGGCTATTTGGCATGATGAGTTTGAGGCGTTGAAAGCGTTGAAAGCCGACATTCTGGTTACCCATGAAGCGCCTTCTTCGCACCGCTTCGGCTTTGCCGCGATCGGCGATTTGGCGGCGGCGATGGGAGCCAGAAACATTTTTCATGGCCATCTGCACGAAAATTATTCGAACACGATTCGGAGGCATATCCGCGTCGTCGGCGTCGCCGATCAGACCGTGTCCGATTTGGCGGGCAATTTGGTCGATGTCGACGAATGA
- the grxD gene encoding Grx4 family monothiol glutaredoxin: MSVIERIKSQLESNSVVLYMKGSPDFPQCGFSGQAVQILDACGAQYAYVNIFEDPELRDALKSYSNWPTYPQLYIAGELVGGCDIMTDLYQKGELAKMLGAVASAAE; encoded by the coding sequence ATGAGTGTCATCGAAAGAATTAAATCCCAGCTGGAATCCAATTCCGTCGTCCTGTACATGAAAGGCTCCCCCGATTTTCCGCAATGCGGTTTTTCCGGCCAGGCCGTGCAAATTCTGGACGCCTGCGGCGCCCAATATGCCTATGTGAATATTTTTGAAGATCCCGAACTGCGCGATGCGTTGAAAAGCTATTCAAATTGGCCGACCTATCCGCAGCTTTATATCGCGGGCGAACTGGTTGGCGGCTGCGATATCATGACCGATTTATATCAAAAAGGCGAATTGGCTAAAATGCTCGGCGCCGTTGCTTCTGCCGCCGAATAA
- a CDS encoding SIS domain-containing protein: MGTRVSKKMMTSFESIGATGAILMVNAFDPQISTSKIFLEAIQTNDLPHVVIGNKMDLVNPDEFSQLEAELGCKVMPMSLLTRQNTDHLSESLKKTFPEQARISVLGIFNTGKTSLIAHLTGKALNISNLPGTTLEFEEHDWGSRVLIDSIGQLIDVNRPFMVGYDFTGLDQPDLMFEHALRQEAEGILSSIRSAKAGFLSALELIADCIDKGGKIVITGAGASALVAEEIAGQFYETGITCLPVTNAMSQANPVSFAKGVAEEEGGLARYVVSMVSPNDVVIGVSASGGTGFVYEALRLARIKGAKTIALTENRDTPLGANADVIIKSSAKPEGPSSTRVQTAHLCIGHALVCTLAAMRGLTGEESVNFMMPEHIATKKMGIK; the protein is encoded by the coding sequence ATGGGCACTCGCGTATCCAAAAAAATGATGACTTCGTTTGAAAGCATTGGCGCTACAGGGGCCATCCTGATGGTCAATGCTTTCGATCCGCAGATTTCGACCAGTAAAATCTTTCTTGAAGCGATACAAACAAACGATCTGCCGCACGTCGTGATCGGCAACAAAATGGATCTGGTCAATCCGGATGAATTCAGTCAGCTCGAAGCCGAACTGGGCTGCAAGGTCATGCCGATGTCACTGTTGACCCGGCAAAATACCGATCATCTGAGCGAGTCACTGAAAAAAACCTTTCCGGAGCAAGCGAGGATCTCGGTGCTGGGAATTTTCAACACCGGAAAAACCAGTCTGATCGCGCATTTGACCGGCAAGGCGTTGAACATTTCGAATTTGCCGGGCACCACCCTGGAATTTGAAGAGCATGACTGGGGTAGCAGGGTATTGATCGACTCTATCGGCCAATTGATCGATGTGAACCGTCCGTTCATGGTCGGCTACGATTTCACCGGGCTCGATCAACCCGATCTGATGTTCGAACATGCCTTGCGTCAGGAAGCCGAAGGCATTCTTTCCTCAATCCGTTCCGCCAAGGCCGGCTTCCTATCCGCGCTGGAACTGATCGCCGATTGTATCGACAAGGGCGGCAAGATTGTGATCACCGGCGCCGGCGCGTCTGCGCTGGTGGCCGAAGAGATTGCGGGTCAATTTTATGAAACCGGCATCACCTGTTTGCCGGTCACCAATGCGATGAGTCAGGCGAACCCGGTTTCATTCGCCAAGGGTGTGGCCGAGGAGGAGGGCGGATTGGCGCGTTATGTGGTCAGCATGGTCTCGCCGAATGACGTGGTGATCGGCGTTTCCGCCTCGGGCGGAACCGGTTTTGTCTATGAAGCCTTGCGCCTTGCAAGGATCAAGGGAGCTAAAACGATTGCGCTTACCGAAAACAGGGATACCCCGCTCGGCGCCAACGCGGACGTGATCATCAAGAGCAGCGCCAAACCGGAAGGCCCTTCGAGCACGAGGGTGCAGACCGCTCACCTGTGCATCGGCCATGCCTTGGTGTGTACGCTGGCTGCGATGCGCGGCTTGACCGGCGAGGAGTCGGTCAATTTCATGATGCCGGAACATATTGCCACCAAGAAAATGGGCATTAAATAA